The following are from one region of the Moritella sp. 24 genome:
- a CDS encoding DUF1566 domain-containing protein, with amino-acid sequence MQYLIVFLSISLLVGCPNGSDSNVERNSYPGTGGGAFLPDYAIRFNLNPAGLSLNDNSIRQEQSLDFTKIGTQGSVITNDAMEWSCVLDNHTELMWEVKSAIGKGSINDADYSYSWFRSSDADFEGHGVAENGGICIDSSHCDTEKFTLVMNQLNWCGYNDWRLPTRLELQSIVNYSHDVPAIETAFFPYTQNDYYWTADIDIDDLDSAWMVNFLYGNIQGNLTRMPRAVRLVRNSRVE; translated from the coding sequence ATGCAGTATTTAATAGTATTTCTGAGTATCTCATTACTCGTTGGCTGCCCTAATGGCAGCGATAGTAACGTTGAGCGAAATAGTTATCCGGGCACTGGTGGAGGGGCATTTTTGCCTGATTATGCTATACGGTTTAATTTAAACCCTGCAGGACTAAGCTTAAATGATAATTCTATTCGTCAAGAGCAATCATTAGATTTTACAAAAATTGGAACACAAGGCTCTGTTATTACCAATGATGCTATGGAGTGGTCTTGCGTCTTAGATAATCATACTGAACTGATGTGGGAAGTTAAATCTGCGATTGGTAAGGGCAGTATTAACGATGCAGATTATAGTTACTCTTGGTTTAGGTCGAGTGATGCTGACTTTGAGGGGCATGGAGTGGCTGAAAATGGTGGTATTTGTATTGATAGTAGTCACTGTGACACTGAGAAATTCACGCTTGTTATGAATCAATTAAATTGGTGTGGTTACAATGATTGGCGCTTACCTACACGCTTAGAACTACAAAGTATTGTTAATTATTCGCACGATGTGCCTGCAATTGAAACTGCATTTTTTCCCTATACCCAAAATGATTATTATTGGACTGCGGATATTGATATTGACGACTTGGATTCAGCTTGGATGGTTAATTTCTTGTATGG
- a CDS encoding zonular occludens toxin domain-containing protein, with protein sequence MASFIFHGNPGSYKTSTALWFEMLPALRAGRCVVTNIEGLFDLDTIEKAVGEKFPESAQLWRISTLNQAGVDVLARWFHWLPAGALLLIDEVQNLYSDKDRTELKEFNVSLDGEPNTIDIIKAVESLPASLREYAINVVSDIKPDGYTDDLGLTETDDNGHIRYPRNIKDALMRHRKFNWDILVCTPDITKVHNLIRSVAEQAVSHKSFDFAPMPYFQRRPRTHEHNPLERGLSPKKGEQVKRRKIPLDVFKLYKSTQTGKNNKSGKGTSPFQSPKFVIAVVFLLSILAYFIWFAFGRDDNPSSTGTQQGSEQVHSVDDVSIDESAVVTGTNTDSINSNDSSAVIDEVVDIEPEPLIGFDFYVTGFTKQVKYNRTEQQLTPEDFLYLIYFDVYKDGHLMFKTTNEDLNEVGYTTKTLTECIYKLSYQASSRIVTCKEDDKANDVERDGDDFTLDESLLASAPTSLL encoded by the coding sequence ATGGCTTCTTTTATATTTCATGGGAACCCAGGTTCTTATAAAACATCAACCGCACTTTGGTTTGAAATGCTGCCAGCGTTACGGGCTGGTCGTTGTGTTGTCACTAACATCGAGGGACTTTTTGATTTAGATACCATTGAAAAGGCAGTTGGTGAAAAGTTTCCTGAGTCAGCGCAGTTGTGGCGTATTTCCACATTAAACCAAGCGGGTGTTGATGTACTTGCACGCTGGTTTCATTGGTTGCCAGCGGGCGCATTACTGCTGATTGATGAAGTGCAGAATCTTTACAGCGATAAAGATAGAACGGAATTAAAAGAGTTTAACGTCAGCTTAGATGGTGAACCCAACACGATAGATATTATTAAAGCCGTTGAGTCTTTACCTGCATCATTACGTGAGTATGCGATAAATGTGGTGAGTGATATTAAGCCGGATGGATACACCGATGATCTTGGGTTAACTGAAACAGATGATAACGGCCATATTCGTTATCCCCGAAATATTAAAGATGCGTTAATGCGTCACCGTAAATTTAATTGGGACATTTTGGTTTGCACGCCCGACATTACCAAAGTACATAATCTTATTCGTTCGGTGGCCGAACAGGCTGTCAGTCACAAGTCTTTTGATTTCGCACCAATGCCATATTTCCAAAGACGCCCAAGAACCCACGAACATAACCCACTTGAACGCGGTTTATCTCCGAAGAAAGGTGAACAAGTCAAAAGAAGGAAGATCCCACTTGATGTATTCAAACTCTACAAATCAACACAAACAGGTAAAAACAACAAAAGCGGCAAGGGGACTAGCCCATTTCAAAGCCCTAAGTTCGTTATTGCTGTGGTGTTTCTATTATCCATTCTGGCTTATTTCATATGGTTTGCGTTTGGTCGTGACGATAATCCATCGAGTACCGGTACTCAACAAGGCAGTGAACAAGTTCATTCAGTTGATGACGTTTCTATTGACGAAAGCGCAGTGGTTACTGGGACGAATACTGATTCTATTAATAGTAATGATAGCAGTGCGGTTATTGATGAAGTTGTTGATATTGAGCCAGAGCCTTTAATCGGTTTTGATTTTTACGTTACAGGATTTACCAAACAAGTGAAATACAACCGAACAGAACAGCAGCTCACGCCCGAAGATTTTTTATACCTGATTTATTTTGATGTATATAAAGATGGTCACTTAATGTTTAAGACCACCAACGAAGATTTAAACGAAGTTGGTTATACAACAAAGACATTAACGGAGTGCATTTATAAACTCAGTTATCAAGCTAGTTCGCGGATAGTAACGTGCAAGGAAGATGATAAAGCGAATGATGTTGAACGTGATGGGGATGATTTTACATTGGATGAATCACTACTGGCGTCAGCACCCACTAGCTTATTGTGA
- a CDS encoding replication endonuclease translates to MQLSQDYRTELGGNPLRQIPTELREELAQFVTRQSRVNPMLCRVSDSKSTYGKATAQQTVFDFANHVVAKLDFPFDIKNFLMKGATARVKKYGFKRAFNFVTSRSSEVATALNALPVHFNQIDTEYKRVRLADKLTSLSRLHLNKALEAGHSPLEALQAINEATGLALWIPHFLPKAGNDDSVYFSILARTDDDAVWLRAINTKVTRVFETARRAAGMVSPSVSPYASYTSRQWLKDRQRKQTEWLEMMTIESECGESLNLKDVHDASTSNPANRRNELMTRIAGCQEYADANEHVALFVTMTAPGRYHRLKKHGQYFVENKNWAGHAPVDAHNWLSRSWVRFRAAADRRDFLYYGLRVVEPHVDGTPHWHCVFFMPLSSVAGFSEQLNHYQCQFDADELRHQNGTINHSAVNARIKIELIDSDKGDAVAYIAKYISKNIDAHKLDGLKDTDSKKVDLQESVQNVTAWSRTFGFRQFQFQKTPSVTVWRELRRMTNKLQDTAFERIRCAADSGFFSAYFDYMGGHTVKQTDRPVKACYEEKENKYQEMVKKISGVSGRTVEDTLLTILTHEKQWSLVKKEDAKPSPAVLSLGALVSSPLSLGTTESGGSRFPWTRVNNCTQDQKRSLLVSDEDYLKWYFAPTRGDEPDIKSWESIRPAM, encoded by the coding sequence ATGCAATTAAGCCAAGACTACAGAACGGAACTCGGTGGTAATCCACTTAGACAAATCCCAACAGAACTGCGTGAAGAACTAGCGCAGTTTGTCACCCGCCAGTCACGTGTCAATCCGATGCTGTGCCGTGTGTCGGATAGTAAATCAACTTATGGTAAAGCAACTGCACAACAGACAGTGTTTGATTTTGCTAATCATGTTGTTGCCAAGCTCGATTTCCCTTTCGATATTAAAAACTTCTTGATGAAAGGTGCTACCGCTCGCGTTAAGAAGTACGGTTTTAAGCGTGCTTTTAACTTTGTTACTTCTCGTTCATCGGAAGTCGCAACGGCCCTTAATGCGTTACCTGTTCACTTTAACCAAATAGATACTGAGTACAAACGTGTGCGACTTGCCGATAAACTGACAAGTCTTTCTCGTTTGCATTTAAACAAGGCACTAGAGGCGGGACATTCCCCACTTGAAGCACTGCAAGCAATTAATGAGGCAACGGGTTTAGCCTTGTGGATACCGCACTTTTTACCGAAAGCAGGTAATGACGACAGTGTGTATTTTAGTATTCTCGCCCGTACCGATGATGATGCTGTGTGGTTACGTGCTATCAATACCAAAGTAACGCGGGTATTTGAAACGGCAAGGCGTGCTGCTGGAATGGTTTCACCTAGTGTGAGTCCTTATGCCTCATACACATCTAGGCAATGGCTTAAAGATCGTCAGCGTAAACAAACTGAATGGTTAGAAATGATGACCATCGAAAGTGAATGTGGTGAGTCGTTAAACCTTAAAGACGTACATGATGCGTCAACGTCCAACCCTGCTAATAGACGTAATGAGTTAATGACTCGCATTGCAGGTTGTCAGGAATATGCAGACGCAAATGAACATGTTGCTTTGTTTGTCACGATGACAGCCCCCGGTCGCTACCATAGATTAAAAAAACACGGTCAGTATTTTGTTGAGAATAAAAACTGGGCGGGGCATGCACCTGTTGATGCACATAATTGGTTGTCGCGTTCGTGGGTACGCTTTCGCGCAGCTGCCGATAGACGTGATTTTTTATACTACGGTTTACGTGTTGTTGAACCGCATGTTGATGGTACACCGCATTGGCATTGTGTTTTCTTCATGCCGTTATCAAGTGTTGCTGGTTTCAGTGAGCAGTTAAATCATTATCAGTGCCAGTTTGATGCAGATGAACTACGCCACCAAAACGGCACGATTAATCACTCTGCTGTTAACGCTCGTATCAAGATTGAGTTAATTGATAGTGATAAAGGCGATGCCGTTGCCTATATCGCTAAGTACATATCTAAAAATATTGATGCCCATAAATTAGATGGCCTCAAAGACACCGATTCAAAAAAGGTCGATTTGCAGGAATCAGTGCAGAACGTCACGGCTTGGTCGCGTACCTTTGGCTTTCGTCAATTTCAATTCCAAAAAACTCCCTCGGTTACAGTCTGGCGTGAACTGCGCAGAATGACCAACAAACTTCAAGATACGGCCTTTGAGCGTATTCGCTGTGCGGCTGATTCAGGCTTTTTCTCTGCGTACTTTGATTACATGGGCGGTCACACGGTTAAGCAAACCGATAGACCTGTGAAAGCCTGTTACGAAGAGAAAGAAAACAAGTATCAAGAAATGGTGAAGAAGATTAGTGGTGTTAGTGGCCGTACTGTTGAGGACACGTTATTGACCATACTCACGCACGAAAAACAGTGGTCGTTGGTGAAGAAAGAAGATGCGAAACCAAGCCCTGCTGTTTTGTCTTTAGGCGCTCTTGTTTCAAGCCCTTTATCTTTAGGTACTACAGAAAGCGGCGGGAGCCGTTTTCCTTGGACTCGTGTCAATAACTGTACGCAAGACCAAAAGCGCTCGCTTTTGGTCAGTGATGAAGATTACTTAAAGTGGTATTTCGCCCCCACAAGGGGCGATGAACCCGATATTAAATCGTGGGAGTCGATACGACCCGCGATGTAA
- a CDS encoding helix-turn-helix transcriptional regulator: MELKEKIKLIRNTHGYTQTNFAKLTDIPFRSYQKYELGNTEVAMSAFLKISDKFPQYALWLTTGKVNLEAGQVAPGDKTPKMSGDGVPEELLNTAFKKTITTSISLGWLTAKPEIQFSMLSDLMRHDFVEQGGKLIAQDADESETQTA, translated from the coding sequence ATGGAATTAAAAGAAAAGATTAAGTTAATCAGAAATACTCACGGATACACGCAAACAAACTTTGCAAAACTTACCGATATACCATTCCGCTCTTACCAAAAATATGAGCTTGGTAATACCGAAGTTGCCATGAGTGCTTTTTTGAAAATATCAGATAAATTCCCGCAATATGCTCTATGGTTAACAACTGGAAAAGTTAATCTTGAAGCTGGACAAGTTGCCCCAGGTGATAAAACACCGAAAATGAGTGGTGATGGTGTACCAGAAGAGTTATTAAATACAGCGTTTAAGAAAACGATCACAACGTCTATTTCATTAGGTTGGTTAACGGCTAAACCAGAAATACAGTTTTCTATGCTTTCTGATTTAATGCGCCATGACTTTGTTGAACAGGGTGGGAAATTGATTGCACAAGATGCAGACGAGAGCGAGACTCAGACAGCTTAA
- a CDS encoding tyrosine-type recombinase/integrase — MSIKQQADGYYLVEMYPFGRGGRRIRKRFSTKAEALRFEEYMGVKAKNEGWLEFNNDSQRLDDLIEIWYNLHGQALNDGMKRKRKLLALSKMMGNPIAKKFDRSHFSTYRKLRLEKVSVKTVNNEQTYLNALFNELNRLGEWKAGNPIAGMRALKYKTPEMGFLQKAQIPILLNELDNGRNKQVRLIAEICLTTGCRWGEAENLKGEHIHNNKVTFMNTKGNKPRTIPISSELADRLPKKQGHLFSSSLKAFRKAVERTGFELPKGQMSHVLRHTFASYFMMNGGNILVLQRILGHASIVDTMKYSHFAPEHLEDAVRLNPLA, encoded by the coding sequence ATGTCTATAAAACAACAAGCTGATGGTTACTACCTCGTTGAAATGTATCCGTTTGGTCGTGGTGGTCGCAGAATAAGAAAACGCTTTAGCACGAAAGCAGAGGCTTTGCGCTTCGAAGAATACATGGGCGTAAAAGCAAAAAATGAGGGCTGGTTAGAATTTAATAATGACAGTCAGCGGTTAGATGATTTAATTGAAATCTGGTACAACTTACACGGCCAAGCGTTAAACGATGGCATGAAGCGTAAGCGTAAATTATTGGCATTATCGAAGATGATGGGTAATCCAATAGCGAAGAAATTCGACCGTTCTCACTTCTCAACTTACCGAAAATTACGCCTTGAAAAAGTCAGCGTTAAAACCGTGAATAATGAGCAAACTTATCTCAATGCCCTATTCAATGAATTAAACCGTTTGGGTGAATGGAAAGCAGGAAACCCGATTGCAGGTATGCGAGCATTAAAATATAAAACGCCTGAGATGGGATTTTTACAAAAAGCACAAATACCTATCTTACTTAACGAGCTGGATAATGGCCGTAATAAACAAGTAAGGCTAATTGCTGAAATTTGTTTAACGACTGGTTGCCGCTGGGGTGAGGCTGAAAATTTAAAAGGTGAGCATATTCATAATAACAAAGTGACGTTTATGAATACTAAAGGTAACAAGCCACGCACGATCCCTATATCCTCAGAACTTGCCGACCGATTACCTAAAAAACAGGGGCATTTGTTTAGCAGCAGCCTAAAAGCATTTCGCAAAGCGGTAGAACGCACAGGTTTTGAATTACCCAAAGGGCAAATGAGCCATGTGTTACGCCACACGTTTGCGAGTTATTTTATGATGAATGGTGGGAATATTCTGGTGCTACAGCGAATACTTGGTCACGCATCAATTGTTGATACGATGAAATATTCACATTTTGCACCAGAGCATTTAGAGGATGCGGTTAGGTTGAATCCGTTGGCTTAG
- a CDS encoding RNA polymerase sigma factor RpoD/SigA — protein MELSQTLSALDSYMRQVKQSSHLLTKEEEYEVSIAAKNGDLRAKNRMIESNLRLVINVAKHYQYSDIPLIDIIQEGNTGLIRAVEKFDATQGFRFSTYAVWWIKNHIDRSIMNNSRTIRIPINIAKIYKRINKAANKLKLDLANYNDLIIIAKSLEMDINDVTDTLSNYVHVLNLDENATTESGSVTTLVNIIEDKSITPPSSEFESGSTREYLLALLESLPNFERRIIELRFGLTDEPPLSLLRIGERLSVSREKVRISINKSLIKLKPQLLRDNMQRHDYIL, from the coding sequence ATGGAATTATCTCAAACATTAAGTGCTTTAGATTCTTATATGCGACAAGTAAAGCAAAGTAGCCACCTACTTACAAAAGAAGAAGAGTATGAGGTTTCTATTGCAGCAAAAAATGGCGATTTACGAGCTAAAAATCGTATGATTGAGTCAAATTTACGCTTGGTTATTAATGTTGCTAAGCATTATCAATATAGCGATATTCCTCTTATCGATATAATCCAAGAAGGAAATACAGGATTGATTCGTGCGGTTGAAAAATTTGATGCTACTCAGGGGTTCCGATTTTCAACTTATGCAGTTTGGTGGATTAAAAATCATATAGACCGCTCTATCATGAATAACTCTCGAACAATCCGTATACCTATTAATATTGCTAAAATATATAAACGCATTAATAAGGCCGCAAACAAACTAAAATTAGATTTGGCTAATTATAATGATCTAATCATTATTGCCAAATCCTTAGAAATGGATATTAATGACGTCACAGACACATTATCAAATTACGTTCATGTATTAAACTTAGATGAGAATGCTACGACTGAAAGCGGCTCTGTCACAACACTTGTTAATATAATTGAAGATAAGTCTATCACTCCTCCTAGTTCAGAATTTGAGTCCGGCAGTACTCGAGAATATCTCTTAGCATTATTGGAAAGTTTACCAAACTTTGAGCGTCGTATTATTGAACTTAGATTTGGTTTAACAGATGAACCCCCCCTTAGCTTGTTACGTATAGGCGAGCGTTTATCTGTATCTCGTGAAAAAGTCAGGATTTCTATAAATAAGAGTCTTATAAAATTAAAACCGCAGTTATTACGGGATAATATGCAGCGACATGACTATATACTTTAA
- a CDS encoding zonular occludens toxin domain-containing protein, translated as MHQFDVNIKKNQAIYDTLDTMRANDLKGNANITKVHNLIRPVAEQAVSHKSFDFAPMPYFQRRPRTHEHNPLERGLSPKKGEQVKRRKIPLDVFKLYKSTQTGKNNKSGKGTSPFQSPKFVIAVVFLLSILAYFIWFAFGRDDNPSSTGTQQGSEQVHSVDDVSIDESAVVTGTNTDFIDSDDSSAVIDEVVDIEPEPLIGFDFYVTGFTKQVKYNRTEQQLTPEDFLYLIYFDVYKDGHLMFKTTNEDLNEVGYTTKTLTECVYKLSYQARSRIVTCREDDKADDVERDGDDFNMDESLLASAPTSLL; from the coding sequence TTGCATCAATTTGATGTGAACATTAAAAAGAATCAGGCCATATACGACACCTTAGATACGATGCGGGCGAATGATTTAAAAGGTAATGCGAATATTACCAAAGTACATAATCTTATTCGTCCGGTGGCCGAACAGGCCGTTAGCCACAAGTCTTTTGATTTTGCACCAATGCCATATTTCCAAAGACGCCCACGAACCCACGAACATAACCCACTTGAACGCGGTTTATCTCCGAAGAAAGGTGAACAAGTCAAAAGAAGGAAGATCCCACTTGATGTATTCAAACTCTACAAATCAACACAAACAGGTAAAAACAACAAAAGCGGCAAGGGGACTAGCCCATTTCAAAGCCCTAAGTTCGTTATTGCTGTGGTGTTTCTATTATCCATTCTGGCTTATTTCATATGGTTTGCGTTTGGTCGTGACGATAATCCATCGAGTACCGGTACTCAACAAGGCAGTGAACAAGTTCATTCAGTTGATGACGTTTCTATTGACGAAAGCGCAGTGGTTACTGGGACGAATACTGATTTTATTGATAGTGATGATAGCAGTGCGGTTATTGATGAAGTTGTTGATATTGAGCCAGAGCCTTTAATCGGTTTTGATTTCTACGTTACAGGCTTCACTAAGCAAGTGAAATACAACCGGACAGAACAGCAGCTCACGCCCGAAGATTTCTTATACCTGATTTACTTTGATGTATATAAAGATGGTCACTTAATGTTTAAGACTACAAATGAAGATTTAAACGAAGTGGGTTATACAACAAAGACATTAACGGAATGTGTTTATAAACTCAGTTATCAGGCTCGTTCGCGGATAGTAACGTGCAGGGAAGATGATAAGGCTGATGACGTTGAGCGTGATGGGGATGATTTTAATATGGATGAATCTCTACTGGCGTCAGCTCCCACTAGCTTATTGTAA
- a CDS encoding type II secretion system protein codes for MNKARNQGFTLIELVIVIIVLGILAATAVPKFINIQDDTKAASLHAASGALISAANLVHYRAQLDSVEKLDRSTVKINGEDIKLVYAYPEGSPETINKIITLKGFEVRIGKYIGTTIISLADSNNTGDSCITYQQASLNASFTIREGKLIPTGECLSII; via the coding sequence ATGAATAAAGCGAGAAACCAAGGCTTTACACTAATTGAATTAGTTATCGTCATTATTGTTTTAGGGATACTAGCAGCAACAGCGGTGCCTAAATTTATAAATATTCAAGATGATACTAAAGCAGCATCATTACACGCAGCAAGCGGCGCATTAATTAGCGCAGCGAATCTAGTTCACTATAGAGCTCAATTAGATAGTGTTGAGAAGTTAGATCGAAGTACCGTTAAAATTAATGGTGAAGACATAAAACTTGTCTATGCATACCCAGAAGGCTCACCAGAAACAATAAATAAAATAATAACATTGAAAGGCTTTGAAGTTCGTATTGGTAAATACATTGGTACTACTATCATTAGCCTTGCAGATTCAAATAACACCGGTGATTCCTGTATCACCTATCAGCAAGCGAGTTTGAATGCTTCGTTCACGATTCGTGAAGGAAAATTAATACCAACTGGGGAATGTCTATCTATAATATAG
- a CDS encoding porin, with translation MNKINKALSLTVATLVSMPVLAENINSEDFSFGGRVEARGSLADSSFTDKSRVRLNGQGKHEINEALTAVGKFEYELTQDSKEDDTTVKNNTRYAYVGVESAYGTLTYGTQDNAVTYLTNFTDVAEVYSGYTNEEFSASGDRSEDTVLYAVTKGDLTVHASANLKATENGGGLMAAYKLLPSIEVSAGYAATEAAEGDAASSDVYMLGARYTNGGVLVSGLVQKGSVNNDDFNAVDAFASYGFGENKVSVSYNYLGFDNEAQDVNFVAFEYGRYIGDVAAYAGYKVALGSDMSAGHGRNDNADEFIVGARYSF, from the coding sequence ATGAACAAAATAAATAAAGCATTATCTCTTACTGTGGCAACTCTTGTATCTATGCCTGTTCTTGCTGAAAACATTAACAGCGAAGATTTTTCTTTTGGTGGACGTGTTGAAGCAAGGGGCTCTCTTGCTGACAGTAGCTTTACTGATAAATCGCGTGTTCGTTTAAATGGTCAAGGTAAGCATGAGATCAACGAAGCTTTAACTGCAGTAGGTAAATTTGAATATGAACTAACACAAGATAGCAAGGAAGATGATACAACCGTTAAAAATAACACGCGTTATGCATACGTTGGTGTTGAGAGTGCTTACGGTACACTAACATACGGTACTCAAGATAACGCTGTTACATATTTAACTAACTTTACCGATGTAGCTGAAGTTTACAGTGGTTACACAAACGAAGAGTTTTCTGCAAGTGGTGATCGTTCTGAAGATACAGTGCTTTATGCAGTAACTAAAGGCGACTTAACCGTTCATGCATCAGCAAACCTAAAAGCGACTGAAAATGGCGGCGGTTTGATGGCTGCTTATAAATTACTTCCAAGTATTGAAGTAAGTGCTGGCTATGCAGCAACTGAAGCGGCTGAGGGCGATGCAGCTTCATCAGACGTATACATGCTTGGCGCGCGTTATACTAACGGTGGTGTTTTAGTTTCAGGCTTAGTACAAAAAGGTTCTGTAAATAATGATGATTTCAATGCTGTTGACGCATTTGCATCTTATGGATTCGGTGAAAATAAGGTAAGTGTTTCATATAACTATTTAGGCTTTGATAATGAAGCTCAAGATGTAAACTTCGTTGCATTTGAGTATGGTCGCTATATTGGTGATGTTGCAGCATACGCAGGTTATAAAGTTGCACTAGGTTCTGATATGTCAGCTGGACATGGTCGTAATGACAATGCTGATGAATTCATCGTTGGTGCTCGTTACTCTTTCTAA
- a CDS encoding porin codes for MKTINKALSLTLATLVSMPALAEVNSEDFSFGGRVEARGVLADSSFSDASRVRLNGQGKHAINDDITAVGKFEYELTQDNDTAATTNQTKTRYLYVGAETAYGTVTYGTQDNAVTYLTNFTDMAEYFSGYTNEEITASGDRAEDTILYSVTKGDLTFNASANLKAAENGGGLMVAYKLLPSVEVSAGYAATEAAKDESNSSDVYMLGARYTNGGILVSGLVQKGTLADADFEAVDAFASYGFGENTVSVSYNYLSADDQSADDVNFVAFEYGRYIGDVAAYAGYKVALGDDTSAGHGNNGNADEFIVGARYTF; via the coding sequence ATGAAAACAATAAATAAAGCACTATCTCTTACATTGGCAACACTTGTTTCGATGCCAGCGCTTGCTGAAGTAAACAGCGAAGATTTTTCTTTTGGTGGCCGTGTTGAAGCAAGGGGTGTTCTTGCCGACAGTTCTTTTTCAGATGCTTCTCGCGTTCGTTTAAATGGTCAAGGTAAGCATGCAATCAATGACGATATTACTGCTGTTGGTAAATTCGAGTATGAATTAACGCAAGATAACGATACGGCTGCTACGACAAACCAAACTAAGACGCGTTATTTATACGTTGGTGCTGAGACTGCTTACGGTACGGTAACATATGGTACTCAAGATAACGCTGTTACCTACCTGACTAATTTTACCGATATGGCTGAGTACTTCAGTGGTTATACTAACGAAGAAATTACAGCGAGCGGTGATAGAGCTGAGGATACTATCCTTTATAGTGTGACCAAAGGTGATCTAACATTTAATGCATCAGCTAACCTTAAAGCGGCGGAAAATGGCGGCGGTTTGATGGTAGCTTATAAATTGCTTCCAAGCGTTGAAGTAAGTGCTGGTTATGCTGCAACAGAAGCGGCTAAGGATGAGTCAAACTCATCAGATGTATACATGCTTGGTGCGCGTTATACTAATGGTGGTATTTTAGTTTCAGGCTTAGTACAAAAAGGTACTTTAGCTGATGCTGACTTCGAAGCTGTTGATGCATTCGCATCTTATGGGTTTGGTGAGAATACAGTAAGTGTTTCATATAACTACTTGAGTGCTGATGATCAAAGCGCTGATGATGTTAACTTCGTTGCATTTGAATATGGCCGTTATATTGGTGACGTAGCAGCATACGCTGGTTATAAAGTTGCACTAGGTGATGATACTTCAGCTGGTCATGGTAACAATGGTAACGCAGATGAGTTTATCGTTGGTGCTCGTTACACTTTCTAA
- a CDS encoding substrate-binding domain-containing protein, whose amino-acid sequence MATIKDVARHAGVSTSTVSHVLNNTRYVSEDVSARVKAAVDELRYAPSALARSLKVQSTKTFGMLVTTSTNPFFGEVLKGVERRCYEYGYNLILCNTEGDVARMHANLDTLLQKRVDGLMLMCSEVESQGFNLFERHKPVPTVVMDWGPTNFSCDKIQDNSHRGGYMATQHLIAKGHTEIGCITGVLDKLTAQQRFAGFTQAMEEAGLSINPKWVTAGNFECEGGEKAFAEMVENGPLPSALFVCNDMMAMSVINSASKKGISVPEDLSIIGYDDIKLAKYITPSLTTIHQPKHRLGQKAVDMLLEQINTKSESNQIIELEPTLVERDSVKALNIA is encoded by the coding sequence ATGGCAACAATTAAAGACGTAGCAAGACATGCAGGCGTATCAACGTCAACGGTCAGCCATGTATTAAATAATACACGCTATGTTAGTGAAGATGTGTCTGCGCGCGTAAAAGCTGCCGTTGACGAGTTACGTTACGCACCTTCAGCATTGGCTCGTAGTCTTAAAGTTCAAAGTACAAAAACCTTCGGTATGCTCGTTACTACTTCTACAAACCCCTTCTTTGGTGAAGTACTAAAGGGCGTTGAACGTCGTTGTTATGAATACGGTTATAACTTGATTCTGTGCAATACCGAAGGCGATGTAGCGCGTATGCACGCAAATCTTGATACGTTATTACAGAAGCGTGTTGATGGCCTAATGTTGATGTGCAGTGAAGTTGAAAGCCAAGGTTTCAATTTATTCGAACGCCATAAACCAGTACCCACAGTTGTCATGGATTGGGGCCCAACCAATTTTTCTTGCGATAAAATACAAGATAACTCACATCGTGGTGGCTACATGGCCACACAACACCTGATTGCTAAAGGTCATACCGAGATTGGTTGTATTACTGGTGTACTAGATAAACTAACGGCACAACAGCGTTTTGCTGGATTTACTCAAGCAATGGAAGAGGCTGGTTTGTCTATCAATCCTAAGTGGGTGACTGCGGGGAATTTTGAATGTGAAGGCGGTGAAAAAGCATTTGCTGAGATGGTCGAAAATGGCCCATTACCGTCTGCGTTATTTGTTTGTAACGACATGATGGCGATGAGTGTGATTAATAGTGCCAGTAAAAAGGGTATTTCGGTACCGGAAGACTTATCTATTATCGGTTATGATGATATTAAGTTGGCAAAGTACATTACACCGTCATTAACGACTATTCATCAGCCGAAACATCGTTTAGGGCAAAAAGCAGTTGATATGTTACTTGAGCAAATTAATACCAAAAGCGAAAGTAATCAGATTATCGAGTTAGAGCCGACGTTAGTTGAACGTGACAGTGTGAAGGCGTTAAATATTGCGTAA